Part of the Silene latifolia isolate original U9 population unplaced genomic scaffold, ASM4854445v1 scaffold_757, whole genome shotgun sequence genome is shown below.
ggtataccagagtggcgtgattggtggcgggttgagaagcgctttttacgcttaaccgggttgttccggcttattatacatcttttgatttcgataattgtgtaatgtatttggtttaaaattaaatgaaatgatcattttgaaagtgttgagttatgcttgtttgatttgcttccattttttcaactccatagatctatcagtcatcatcaagatctgattatggcacaacttcctaacatatatggcacaacttcctaacatatatattaattaaaaaacaactcaacccacacattagtataaatacattgcattatctcaactaacatgcatttccattatctcaatatattctccaaaccctaatctgctaaaacatgctcgatccgtgATCAAGGACGcaaaagaagatggaaatgaaataattagaaacacatacatggaaatgaaataattagcagatctttgaacgaacctaatggtcgataaaaacacatacattgaaatgaaataattagaacaataaaataatgacgatgaaacaaaccgatAATTAcgtaacgtacgtaaagagacgatgaaatcaacaaagtgattggcgagaagataaagcgacgatgagaaagagagaaagagacgatgagaaagtgtgtgttttgtgtttgtgtttggtttCTGCtggggtttgtgtttgtgtattaaggtttgtgttttgtgggcagcagacttgtgtttgtgtggtttatagtatggaaggtattgacaacggttattaaacaacaaccgttgtgaaatatgttttaacaacggttgtagaaaacacccgttgttaaataaggtttaacaacgggtttcaaaaataaccgttgttattacttttcactaactttgcgccaattttgcgctaaattattaacaacggttccgcatgtgtgacccgttgttaaaactaataacaacggtttttataaccatacccgttgtaattgattttagtaaaattcgcgccatgcaTTCTACAACgtttattgtgattttcgtgaatattcgttgttaaaggggcgttgtagttgcctggatttgtagtagtgcaagTTATGATCAATAATTTGAAGTTAAACTCTTCACGGATGATTATGAATAATATTTTATTCATATTTAGATATTTTGCGTATATACAAAAAGTATTTTAAAATAATGTTGAATGATGTTTAAAAAAATGTTTACAAATAtaccgtgcaaagttgcacgggtttTAAGCTAGTATTTATATATGATGAAAACCATAcaacaaaactcaaaattttAGTCCCTCCGTCGCGGTCAAtttttgtcctttggttttgacacaaagatcaaggaaagaggaggAGACCAATCACTAAATCACAAGTTGACTAAGCGTGAATAATTAAATTGCTCCTcgagttcattcttaaaatagaaaggataataATTGACAGAggaataataaataaaaaagCACATAGAATCCAATTGAACTACAATTGATGGTATAATCTATTTTAACTACTCTCGATCTGGCTCTTTTCCCTTTATTCTACTTTTCCTTTTGCACTCAAGTTTAGAGTAAACTGTTTACTGCATCATGATATTATTGCAGGATATGCTTTGAGATTAGATTTTGACTATAGTGCTTTGGGCCAATTGCCAAATCAAGTAATCAACAACTTTGGCGATCCATTTATTGAGTCCAATTTTAATGGACAATCAAGGAAATTCGAGGTGGGTGTTTTGGATTGGTTTGCACGTCTTTGGGAGATTGAGAAGGATGAGTATTGGGGATATGTTACTAATGGTGGCTCCGAAGGCAACCTTCATGGCATCCTTTTAGGGTAATTatacatatttaattttatgtttATACTCCCTTTGTCACGGTGATTTGTTATCCTTTTTCAAATTGGGGTATTTGGTGAGTTGTcattcctttctattttaagaataaacttgatgaacaatttgatcattcacattcaatttgttccacttgtcaatTTAGTAATTGACCAATTCTCCTTCCTGGTCTTTTTCGCCAAAACCAGCGACAACAAATtaccgagacggagggagtaagaAGAATATACATTATTTTataaatatcttttttttttggataTTCTCACTTGTACCTTCCAACTTTTTCATATTTTAAGGTATACCCCTTCATCTTTCACCAAAAAACTTTGACCGATAATATTTTTCTGCTACGAGTTCAATAAATGATAATTTCTTTttccaaaccaattatctcgtaaAGGCCTttggatttgaaaaaaaaaaaaatcaccgctttctgaactcgtagccggtagttatggttgttCCAAAAAaattttaacgaataaactttgaccgtcCATAATTCCCGAGTACGATTTGAGACGTTAGTGAATTTTTCTTCAAACTGGAGAACTCGTAAAGACgatcaatttaaaaaaaaaaacttatcgTATCTGTATTTGTAGTCGAGAGTTATTAAcagtcaaagttttttttttgtaagaaaaGAGGAATTGATACACATTAGAAAATGAAAAGGTTGCGAAGTAGAAGTGAAAATatccaatttttttttgttattctCCATCGACTTAAATCTAAATCTCTCAGAAATACAAATATTCACTCACAAAAAAGTTGAAAtcaaacacttcaatttcaataaTGGTTATACCTTTTATAAAGTTAATATCAAACTCCAACCAAGCACATAGGGCCTCTTAAAGTAAATGGAGGCCCGGTACACCACAAAAAAATGAGGCCTCAATTATGAATGTATAAGTATAGTACACGTCGAGGTTTATATTGAATTTTATTAGTAAAGCTTATAAATTCGGTACAAAAAGGCCGGATTTTGGCTCATCGCCCGTGGTCACCCGGGGTATTAGACGCCCCTGATACAGAGTATAAGACATTACAAGAAAAATGGCATTTAGCAGCCAACCAAATTGGTCGCTAAAGTCTATTAATTGGTCACTAATGACAATTAGCGACTAATTATAAGTGGTCGCCAAAGGCTTAGACGCTAATTTAGTTGCAAAGTTAGTCGCAGATTAGCGACCAACTACAATGGTCGCATATTAGCGACCAACTACAATAGTCGCATATTAGTTAAGTTGGTTGCAAAAtgtattttcaaattttaaaaaaaatagcgAGCTTCAGATTAGCGACCAACTATAATAGTCGCAGACTAGCATCCACTAAATTGGTAGCAAATTAGTCAAGTTGGTTGCAAAATGTATTTTCAAATTTAAAAAAATTAGGGTCTTTCCCAAGCTCTTTTGCTTGAGAGGTGTaggtagacctgtcaaacgggtcgagCGGACGGGTTACGGGttcggtcatttcgggttcgggtaaaatacgggtcgggtcagtttcGGGTTTGTAAAATACGGGTTTATACGGGTCGGATTTATACAGgtttcgggtcgggttcgggtcaatttcgggtttgTAAAATACGTGTTTGGGCGGGTCGGGTTTATACGAGTTTTGGGTCCGGTTAGGGTCAAAACAGGTCTTAGTGACTCCTTTTTAAATAATTGTATAAATTATTATTTTTCCATCGCTTTTTTCGAGATTTTTTTTGTATCCTTTTATTTACTCTTAAATTCATGATCaatttatcttttatttttctatctggTAGTCTCCCTTTTTTACATAACATATATAATATATTTACTAGTTTCACACTTGTGCGTTGTAACGGGGTAAGCGTTGCAACTAGTAcaataactagtttagatcccgcgcaatgaatgcacgatatttatagagtttttatttttagaaaaaaaaactataaaactaatccaaaaaattgagtaatgtcatgaaatgtgtatatttttaaataaaactAATGAAATTGTTTATAAATTTTTTATTAGCATATCTTTTAGCCTTTTAGGTACGATTTAGCATAGAAAGAACGaattttttatcacaaaaatcttAGAGACACATTTTAAATAAGGgattatatcaaaataggaaagtaaataagagattttatcaaaataggaaaagtgctttaggcgggaaaacttgaaGCTTTTCCTATTtttttagtatataggggatggTCTTATGAGTAATGGTAATTTGAAGATATTTTTTTGAAGATATATTATATGACGTGCAATATTTGGCATGATTGACGGTATATTCTTTTTTACAATGATTTTATATATTTCGATTAGTGAAAGATATATTTCGAGATTTGTAATATATGAACCCAAATTTTTTGCAGTGATCGATGATTTTTTACTTGTAACAATATAGCAATGATTGACagtatattcttttttttttggcaatGATTGAGGATTTTATACTTATATTTTGGCAAtcaaattttattatttttggGCAAGATCATTGATATGATCTACATTTTCTGATATCTTATAATGATTTCAGCAACTATAATTTGCAGAATAATATATGTAATCAAATAATCATCCTTAGGCaagataataagttatattttgcTGAAATCATTATCCTGCCAatcaaataatataatatatgctCTACATTTTCTAGCAATCAAATAATATATGTAGCAATCAAATTTTACATTATTTTTTGGTAAGATCATTGATATGATCTACATTTAGCACATAGTAGAATAGAACGTTATACATAATATTTTTTGGGAATCATTTTTTACATTAGACTTAGCTCATAGTAGAGTGCAAAAGTTAAAAGCCCAATTAGAAGATaatattttaggcgggaaaaaacgtagattggcctattcatttagtaaatagaggattgGAAGATTCAAAATATTTTGGTCTGATACCTAAATTCAATGATACTCTTATTTATAGTCATGAGATCGTCTCACCTTATAataatcttttgatgtgggacaatttaacTATTTAGATGTATGTTCATCACAATTACAtaatttttcaatatgggacaataatatacttagaagtacaccatatttttcgcacctaattcgacatcaaACATGGTGCGAAATGTAATATCTCAACTTTGTGCGAATGTTGAACTGATAAGTTGATATACGGTGCGTGACAAATAGTGAGTATCGACTATATATCTGCTAATCATTTGATTAATTAATCATGTGCTAAAACTATGCTTTAAAACATATATCAGCATGCTTTATTTAATATTTTGAAAGTTGGAATATTTTTAATCATTTTATATTAGTATAATTTGctttaattactaaattttaataaaatttcccATCAACGGGTCGGGTTACCGTCAGTCGGGTCTTGACCCTAAATGtgcgggtcattatcgggtcgggtcattttcgggttcaCATTTTTTCGGATCGGGTTATTTTCGGGCGGGTTTTGACGTTTTTGGGATCGGGTCATCTTTTGACGGTCTAGGTGTAGGGGAgggttaaaataaaaataaatacacaACATACTTTTGATACTCCTAGAGTATACTGTATTATTATAGGCGAAAGTTTACAAAGTACTTTGCACATAATGATCCCGCTCAATATACTTCATCTATTCTACTAAATAAATGAACAGGCCTTTAATAATCTTGAGCAATCATGGAGCAAATCCTACCcatgccagggatttatatgcaACAAACAAAAATGATATCAAGTACAACTCAAGAAATAGATTGATAAGATAAAATGCATAGCACAATTCATTAACAAGATAATAGcacatcattatcattatcaacAAATAGTGCCAAATATATATTTCCATACAAACAAAAGTAAAAGACTCTAATGGTTAAATAAATAGGGAGGGATTCAGTATTCAACCATAATATgataaatcacaaattctcatttgtgacgggcatatccgtcgcaagcttgcgacgggtcaagtaTTATCTATGTGGTAGATAAGAAAAAGCGAGTAACGCTTTAAGGAGTAGAATCGTTTTATCTTATCTACCCACACAGATTACTTGATCTGTCGCATTTTCGCGATTTAATACGTCCGTCAAGAAAAAGACTTGCTCTATAATAATAGATAGCACAACATCATCGACAACATCAAGAAAAATAAATATTCATAGATGTAAATAGTAGAACATTTAGcagatttacaaaacaaacaactaCTATATCTACCAACACAAATACCATCTAATTAAAACCCCGAAAATGGGAGTAATATTTAGACAACTAAACCGAGTTAAAAAAACCCCCAAAAAATCAAACATGATTACTAGATCTACCAAAAGATGATATTTTTAGAAAAATATACTCCTCCGTCAGTTCAGGTTATTTGTTGTCTGGTTTTGCGCAgacaaagcaaaaaaaaaagaaattggtcaattactaaatgacaagtgaaacaaattgaatgtaaatgatcaaattgttcatcaaattcattcttaaaatagaaaggacaacaactcactAAGACACCCCGATAtggaaaaagacaacaaatgaccgggataaAGGGAGAACGAATTTTGGGAATAAATCTTACCTTTTACATGAACATGATAAAAAGAGCAACCTTTGCATTTTTTAATCTTGGGTGTGTATAAATCGAGATGTGATTAGTAAAAAAAGCCTTGTGTTTATGGGTAGAATTTTTTCAGTGAAGAATGAAACAGAGAAGGGtagaattttttcaattttttgtgaTTAGGGGAGCAGTAAGGATTATCTGTCTTATTTGGTGTCCCATTCGTCAGATCTCACTTCATACGTATTTCGACATATCAACTAagtatattatatattatattgtATATTTTATTCTTACATCAAGTGATGTGTTAAAAGATCAGTTTAGTCTTGCTTGACGCTAATCCCGTCACCCAGTGTTTCATGATTTCTCACAAAAAGGAGAGGGGATAAGAGACCTCCCATGTGCTTcacactcacctctcaatggacattttgtgagaggaaagcAGTATCCGTCATGCTTGACGGATATCGCCTGTCTTTAATGAAATTTTGTGTAAAAAAAATAAACGGTGGGATACAGAATGTGACACAAAAATGGGATAGAGTATTTTACTTTTTATGGAAGAGGATAGACGAGGAAGGAATTCGGATTTGGGTAAGAAAAGTCAACCCTATAATAAGAACAAGGGGATAAGTCTTTGCTTAATAAAAGCAAGTATTCCGATTAGTTGTTATATTAGTTGCTAAATTGCAACTGTTACAAAATTAGTAGCACAATAACGACTAAATTTGTTACTAGTAATAATTTGGTTGCAGTTtagaaattaatattttattAGTTGCTAATCAGTATCTAATTTTAGCAACTAATGTAATATTAGTTGCTATTTTACAACTAAAATTTGTTTGGAAGTCAATTAGCAATTAAATTTACGTTAGTCGCAAAAGATGGCTGCAAAACACTCTTTTTCTTGTAGTGAAATATACGcgtctctaaaactcttattaaAAGATTATTTGTAGTAAGAAATTTAGTTACAACAATCAATAATGAATATTTATACTTTTGCCTAACAATGACTTTAATAAGAGGAAAAATCCATTCATGTTTTTTATATTCACCCCAAATTGACTATTGTTTTTGTCAAAACTTTTGTTCAATGAtttagaaatttttttttgctATAATCTTGAAAATAGTTTATATAACATAAAAGTTTTGGAAAAAAACATGTAAAATAACGCTGTTTTTTGTTTATATATAGTAATAATCTTTTAATTTGTGATCACTTCGACTAATTAAACTTCCATTAATTTATTCCAGGAGGGAGTTGTTTCCAGAGGGAATATTTTACACCTCAAAAGATTCACATTTTTCAGTTTTCAAAGCTGCACGGATGTATAGAATGGAATGTGTCACGATTGATACGCATGTGTCTGGGCAAATTGATTGTGCTGATTTTAAGGCTAAACTGCTCCAGAACATTGATAAACCAGCCATTGTCAATGTCATCATAGGTAAATCCTTCTATTATATTGCCTCAATCCCAATCATTTGCTTACTTATTTTATTTAAGGtgtttcaattttattttattttggtaaaatgTGTGTTTTTCCATTAAAAAATCTAGCCAGTTACATCATCATGTTTCAACAGCATTGATAGCAACATTGATACATCATTTTAAACAAGACAACCAATGCTATGTAGCCATCTTCTATCCTCTATTGTCACAGCCTGAGGTAGCAAATTGGTAACACGACAATGCACCAATCTTTGAATTTCCTTTACAATCAACTTAGGTCTGCTTAGACTCATTTCAATCCTACAGCAGTTTCTTACCATCCATATTTAAGACCAGCATGCTGCTTTAGCCATTCTCAATATTTTCTTTTGGAGCTTAGAATAACAGCCCCCATTAAACTCCATTTGTAGCCACTCCTCCATGATATTCAGATGTTGTTGATATATACACATTCAGAGAAAAGATGTATATGACTTTCACTCCCCCTTTCACACAGCACACATTGATCACTCTCACTCAAGCCAATGCTGTATACAAGTATAGCACATTGGAATATCATGGAGGAGTGAAAGTCATATACATCTTTTCTCTGGATGTGTATATATCAACAACATCTGAATATCATGGAGGAGTAGCTTAGAACGAGTGTTAAAAGCCTCATGTTTTATTAGGATAACACCAACTATCCCCCACATCCTTGTACACTATAAAGGATTCTGAATCCCTTTCTGTCAGTGGTACCCGGCCTGCACCAACAGTATACCCCCTAACATCATAACACCACACATTATTCTGAAAATCAGCACCCAACAATCAATACTCGAGTATGTGAAGTAGCGAATTTGCTCcaaatagtaaaaaaaaaaacgagatgaCATGGACCCATTTGCTATCAACACATGCTACAGCCTAGTGTCTAGTGCCTAGTGCCTACAAGTGCTAAATGGTTTATTTTTGCTCAATAAACtaataaaagaaaacaaaaaagccTCGTTGTCTTTTTAGATAGTGAGACCGTGTCACACAGGGGCGAACCTATATAGTAGCAAGGGGTAGCAGCTGCTACCCCAAACCCAGGAAAACGATTTGAGGAAGATGAAGTTTGCTACCCCAAAACTGCTGGCTGTACTTTGCGAATAAGAATAAATAAGACCAAAATATAGCCATAAACACATCTGTGCTTCAGTGTTAAAGAAGATGTATTTATAGCTAAACAACCTGGGTTCGATTCCTACACTAAGCCTTATTTTTTTCCTATAACCCATGCTTTACATGGCACCATATGAAAACGTTGGTTGCCATGACTTACTTATTGCATAGAGTTGCAGTTGAGTTTCTTTTCTCTAATTTTACATCCACTTATTTATTACTAACATTCAATAATTTACATTAAAAAAACGATACTTAGTACTCATTATATACGAGCACTAGTTTTAagcccgtgcaaattgcacgggttgctttttcaaattttgttattaaaaaaatgaaaaaaataatgaTCATATTTAAGATTTTAAATTGTACTCCCTCTATCTCGGTCATTGGTTGTCGTATTTCATTTAAGGAGTCTCAGTCAATTATTgccctttttattttaagaatgaacttgatgggCAATAATTTGagcattcacactcaatttggtccacttgtcttGACCTTCTTCTATTTCCCTGGTCTTTGTCACAAAACCAAATGACAATAATTGACCGGCACGAAGGGGGTACTATTTTAGTTATTATGTTTTGATTAGCTACTCATATACATTATTAATTACTTAATACGAAGATTATGGATCATGTACTGATGTACACATATACTATTATATAAGATGGTTTTACAATATGATTATGTGAGATCGCGACTCATATAATTGGGTAATTATTTTTCTTTGTTAAAGTGGGTAGTTAATAGTTATAATACTCCTATCACACATATTATAACACCGTCTTTTGAAAGACCAATATAACTCATATATTTAAATCCAAATTCTTGTATCACTTCTTTTCGGAAATTGACCTCCGTAAGATTGATTAGTCTCTCTTAAGACGGATAGAtcagttttaaaaataaaacgggttaaatactACTTCATTTAGCTAGATAAATAATTATTTTGCTAGTCTCTATGAACTTTCTTTTTGTCGTACCAATACTATCTGACCGGCGTTAAGGTTAAACCGGATATGTCTGTCTTAGATGAGATTTTGTGTCACCTAAGATAGACCTATATTAGAGGTGATAATTAGCGGGCTTTAAGGGAAATGGACATGCCTACACATGAAATATGTGTCATGCGGGCCTACTTTTATAGCCCGTGTCCACCATAGCAGGCTTAGTTGAATGTCCAAGCCCGCCTATTTACCCGCAGGCTCATGAGCTGAAAGTTATAACAAAAAATCTTGTTGTTAACCTAAACGAAATTATCTATAACCAAAACATAAGCATCATACTGTACATCATTCTGCTGCATCATCATTCTTCCTTATCATAGCCACGACTGTTGCCTTCTACTAAAGACTGTTCTGGAAGGTTCCAGAGACTGATGACAGCCTGTTACTGACTGTTATGATGAGTCATTAATGAGTCATCATAACAGAATTCTGTCAGAGTCAACAGCCTTGGCCGGTcaacttacaaaataaatatCTAGATATTTTTGTTTGTTAaagtttgttagaatacttgtataTAAATACATGTACATAACAGTTTGTAACTTAAATTTTCATAATACAATTTTCTCTCAGTTTATTTACATCATTCTCTCAACAATTACTTCATCTTTCTACATTACAAACGAAGCTTTATTTCATAACTCACGTTAATGGCTTCCatacaaaaaaaagaaaattcaTCGGGCCTAGTAGACCGACCAATGTACATTTTTCTTAGTCATACGGCCCGATTAGTTTAAGCGGTATTGTCCATTGCCCATTATTTTAAAAACCAAACTCACTTAAATAGCGGGTCAAGTGGAACGGGCCAACCCACACTTAATAAGCTCTAAGTTTTTTGTCATCGTAATtataactaagttaattaccccttGTAACGCACAAGCTTTTAATCTAATACATAACAGTTTTAACTTTTATACTTCCTCCGTTACAATGAATTATATACGTTTGATATAAATAATGCACTCGATAATATTTTATGTTATACATTAGAAGTTATATTGAAAATTCTCCTTACTTATGAATAGTGCTCAAAAAACAAACCTATACAACTCATTAGAACGGAAGAAGTATAACATAATAACATTATACCTCCAGTGGTACAATAGcatcatacaaccaagttatatctaatcgagcttatgtgtaatttttttgagctttcttaaagttaatttttttaatgtttaagtgagtcaattcagaaattttatggtatagctcgacttctttaaaacaaaactcgaaaactttattatatagctcggATTCTAGAGCATACAACTGGGTACAACTGGTTGTACGATCTATTAAATACAATacgaaatactccctcctattctgaataactgtcccatttgtcatttccgtctattcacataactgtcccatttgccatatttggacatgcTTTTTGACTTTCCTACCCTtgactcttttctttatttaccaccccaaccactcataaaccatcatattcaatacgtttaattatttaactcctatattcttaccccatatacaatacttttcattattttaactccattccttaattttcgtgccattatccaaatgagacagttattcggaataggaAGGAGTATCATCTAAAACGGACCTATGTATTATCTAACAATTTGGCCCATAAAACTATTGtcacaaaaaaaccctaaaccccacaACCCCACATAAAAAGCCTCCACTAATATACTCCGTCTTATCTTGATCCATCCATTTGCGTATGCTTGCACACggtaaaaattaattaaaaacaaaATATTCACTCATTCTTCATAAATCTCTCATCCTCATCCCTTCATCTACTCTCCCATTCATTTGTTATCACCAACTCATTACATATTTGACTTTTAATCTGTCATCTTCACCTCTTCTTAATTGCTCTCTTTCTAATCCGGTTGACGATCGGGTGCAACAGTAGATGATGGAGCTTAATTTTTGTTGAAGATAATATAAATTAGCTTAGTTGATATAAATATTTTTGTTGGAGAGTGTATGTCATCTTTACATCCTGTTAATCTTTTTTTCCTCTATATATAAGACCATTTGTTTCACATTTATTAAGTAATTATTTGTTACATTTGTTTTAGATCTAGATTAACAATATAACTTTTTACATTCGTTTCAATCAGAAAATATTTGCATTGAA
Proteins encoded:
- the LOC141640343 gene encoding serine decarboxylase 1-like → YALRLDFDYSALGQLPNQVINNFGDPFIESNFNGQSRKFEVGVLDWFARLWEIEKDEYWGYVTNGGSEGNLHGILLGRELFPEGIFYTSKDSHFSVFKAARMYRMECVTIDTHVSGQIDCADFKAKLLQNIDKPAIVNVIIDVVDIYTFREKMYMTFTPPFTQHTLITLTQANAVYKYSTLEYHGGVKVIYIFSLDVYISTTSEYHGGVA